Proteins encoded by one window of Acuticoccus sp. MNP-M23:
- a CDS encoding dipeptidase, which yields MTQRIFDGHNDALLRLSRKDRTGAIFLGEGNDGHIDLGRAARGGMTGGIFATFVPPESTDRASADMRQTMPDGSTGVPDIQREGQQRALAVTLAQLAIALRIERKSAGAVRICRTPAEVEAANADDAFAMMLHMEGAEAIGPDLDELEVLYSCGMRSLGLVWSRPTIFGHGVPFRFPATPDIGEGLTERGLALVKSCNQLGIMVDCSHLNEKGFWDVTRHSQAPVVATHSNAHTICPVSRNLTDAQMDAIRDSEGVVGLNFATFFLREDGKRIAATPLETMTRHLDHMLNKLGPKGVALGSDFDGALVPVGIGDAAGLPNLVAAMRVSGYDDALIDAICYRNWLSVLARTQSCATL from the coding sequence GTGACACAGCGTATCTTCGACGGGCACAACGACGCGCTCCTGCGCCTCTCGCGCAAGGACCGCACCGGCGCCATTTTCCTGGGCGAAGGCAATGATGGCCACATCGACCTTGGCCGTGCCGCCCGCGGCGGCATGACCGGCGGCATTTTCGCAACCTTCGTTCCGCCCGAAAGCACCGACCGCGCCAGTGCCGACATGCGCCAGACCATGCCGGACGGCAGCACCGGCGTGCCGGACATCCAGCGTGAGGGCCAGCAGCGTGCCCTTGCGGTGACCCTTGCCCAGCTTGCGATTGCGCTGCGCATCGAGCGCAAGTCCGCCGGCGCGGTCCGGATCTGCCGCACGCCTGCGGAGGTCGAGGCCGCCAACGCGGATGATGCCTTCGCCATGATGCTGCACATGGAGGGCGCCGAAGCCATCGGCCCCGACCTCGACGAGCTGGAAGTCCTTTATTCGTGCGGGATGCGTTCGCTCGGCCTCGTGTGGAGCCGGCCGACCATCTTCGGCCACGGCGTGCCGTTCCGCTTTCCGGCGACGCCGGACATTGGTGAAGGGCTGACCGAGCGCGGCCTTGCGCTGGTGAAAAGCTGCAACCAGCTCGGCATCATGGTGGATTGCAGCCATCTCAACGAAAAAGGCTTCTGGGACGTGACGCGCCATTCGCAGGCGCCGGTCGTGGCCACCCACTCCAACGCCCACACCATCTGCCCGGTGTCGCGCAACCTGACCGATGCGCAGATGGACGCCATCCGCGACAGCGAAGGTGTGGTCGGCCTCAACTTTGCGACCTTCTTCCTGCGCGAGGACGGCAAGCGCATTGCCGCAACCCCGCTGGAAACCATGACCCGGCACCTCGACCACATGCTGAACAAGCTCGGCCCCAAGGGCGTGGCGCTCGGCTCCGACTTCGACGGCGCGCTTGTGCCGGTGGGGATCGGCGATGCGGCGGGCCTACCCAACCTCGTCGCGGCCATGCGTGTATCCGGCTACGACGACGCGCTGATCGACGCCATCTGCTACCGCAACTGGCTGAGCGTTCTTGCCCGCACCCAGAGTTGTGCAACCCTCTGA
- a CDS encoding TRAP transporter substrate-binding protein, translated as MIRLAAVLCALCLLPALPARAQDPITLTSQYGPGKPQTLFWEHFAARLEEERPGRFAPRIVIGGALGGEKEEAEGVRLGSITGALSTVANLTTWVPLGAVLDLPFEFEDADHIKRTLAGPLGAVLKEQYRAQGFEVPAFIIFGARHLLGKNEVSVPADIKGVTMRVLESDLHVALWRSLGAAPTALPITEAYGALSNGVVGAMDMTKSGYEALKLYEVAPVLSQTAHIWAIGVVYFDARWWDGLADEDRAAVREAALEAADYFNDIAAKEQDAAMMRTAEKGARLVTVDQAPWRAALGDFAAEYAAALDDPLAVEALAAIENAR; from the coding sequence ATGATCCGCCTTGCCGCCGTCCTGTGTGCGCTCTGCCTGCTGCCGGCACTGCCCGCTCGGGCGCAGGACCCCATCACGCTCACCTCGCAATATGGCCCTGGCAAGCCGCAGACGCTGTTCTGGGAGCATTTTGCGGCGCGGCTGGAAGAGGAGCGGCCCGGCCGATTCGCACCGCGCATTGTGATCGGCGGTGCGCTGGGCGGCGAAAAGGAAGAGGCGGAGGGCGTGCGCCTCGGCTCCATCACGGGCGCACTGTCCACCGTCGCCAATCTCACCACCTGGGTCCCGCTGGGCGCAGTGCTGGACCTTCCGTTCGAATTCGAGGACGCGGACCACATCAAGCGGACCCTTGCCGGCCCGCTCGGCGCGGTCCTGAAGGAGCAATACCGGGCGCAGGGGTTCGAGGTGCCGGCTTTCATCATTTTCGGCGCGCGCCATCTTCTGGGGAAAAATGAGGTTTCCGTTCCCGCAGATATCAAGGGCGTCACCATGCGCGTTCTCGAGAGCGATCTGCACGTGGCGCTCTGGCGTTCTCTCGGCGCAGCCCCCACCGCGCTCCCCATCACCGAGGCCTATGGCGCGCTCTCCAACGGGGTGGTCGGCGCGATGGACATGACGAAGTCCGGCTACGAGGCGCTGAAACTCTACGAAGTTGCCCCCGTGCTCAGCCAGACGGCGCACATCTGGGCGATCGGCGTTGTCTATTTCGACGCGCGCTGGTGGGATGGACTTGCCGACGAGGACCGCGCCGCTGTGAGGGAGGCGGCGCTGGAGGCGGCCGATTATTTCAATGACATTGCGGCGAAAGAGCAGGATGCTGCGATGATGCGCACCGCCGAAAAGGGGGCTAGGCTGGTTACAGTCGATCAGGCACCGTGGCGAGCCGCGCTGGGCGACTTTGCCGCCGAGTACGCGGCGGCACTGGACGATCCGCTGGCTGTGGAAGCGCTTGCGGCGATCGAAAATGCGCGCTGA
- the rpiA gene encoding ribose-5-phosphate isomerase RpiA, producing the protein MTDHVTAEREAAAAAAAAMVEPGMRIGLGTGRTALAFVAALGERVAGGLSLPAAVATSRRTEDAAKAAGLAICDMMADGAPTHVDLAIDGADEVDGNLCLIKGGGASLLREKIVAHMAARFVVLADAAKRVDTLGAFPLPVEVVPFGWTATAGQIEAALGVAPVLRRTAEGVLITDNGNYVLDCPLGRIDDPAATAAALALPGVVEHGLFITEADVALIGTAGRVETLTRAK; encoded by the coding sequence ATGACTGACCACGTGACCGCCGAACGCGAGGCGGCTGCGGCTGCGGCCGCGGCCATGGTCGAGCCTGGAATGCGGATCGGGCTTGGCACCGGCCGCACGGCGCTGGCGTTTGTGGCGGCCCTCGGCGAACGCGTTGCAGGCGGGCTGTCACTGCCCGCTGCCGTTGCCACCAGCCGGCGGACCGAGGACGCGGCCAAGGCCGCCGGCCTTGCCATTTGCGACATGATGGCCGACGGCGCGCCCACACACGTGGATCTTGCGATCGACGGTGCCGACGAGGTGGACGGCAACCTCTGCCTCATCAAGGGCGGCGGCGCGTCGCTCCTGCGCGAGAAGATCGTGGCGCACATGGCGGCCCGCTTCGTCGTGCTTGCGGATGCGGCCAAGCGGGTGGACACGCTGGGCGCGTTCCCGCTGCCTGTGGAGGTGGTGCCGTTCGGGTGGACGGCCACCGCGGGGCAGATCGAGGCAGCGCTTGGTGTTGCGCCTGTCCTGCGCCGCACGGCCGAGGGCGTCCTCATCACCGACAATGGCAACTACGTTCTGGACTGTCCGTTGGGGCGGATCGACGATCCGGCCGCAACTGCTGCGGCCCTGGCGCTGCCCGGTGTGGTGGAGCATGGCCTTTTCATCACCGAAGCGGATGTTGCGCTGATCGGCACTGCCGGCCGGGTCGAGACGTTGACGCGCGCGAAATGA
- a CDS encoding TRAP transporter large permease subunit, producing the protein MSGRAARHAPAGRLRANVGGAPRCVAAALAECSRWLSASVLLVLVGGLALNVAGRLMGWPLVGANLLSAWLMPALAFAGLPQLMLGLDAGRARGFAATLIGAFALGVLVSGMTGAAFRVGGVEPVLGIPVGARFGVAAAGAALALALLALGGWRGALAASAGIGLVLAPVPALPAAAGLFIFCVGLFVRAPVALALIAAVGVSPGLLTDAALAQNVMRGLSPSVLLAVPLFILSAALMLAGGVGARLAVGARSLAGLRPSAPGEANVWASLLFGGVSASSVADAALAARLLAPPMVAAGYSPARAAAVSASAAILPNVMPPSIALLLAAAATDQSVGTLWFYGAFAALVLAAAMLVAVRLTPPDRADVAGEPVGRREAVGALLPIAGLVALILGALRLGVVTAVEAGVVAVLVALPFALRTGGMAGLRDAFVNAAGEAGRVALLIGAAAPVGFLLAVSGVSFADFVPLAGAAAVLAAALALCLLVGTALDAGAAILLMLPVLVPAAAAAGVDPAHAALAMTIALIIGGLTPPVGILILVVKDVTGADGVYRAAIPYILALVLGLALIAFVPLAI; encoded by the coding sequence ATGAGCGGCCGGGCGGCGCGGCACGCGCCTGCCGGCCGCCTGCGGGCGAACGTCGGGGGGGCGCCGCGTTGCGTTGCGGCAGCACTCGCCGAATGCTCGCGCTGGCTTTCTGCCAGTGTGCTTCTGGTCCTGGTGGGTGGTCTTGCGCTCAATGTGGCGGGGCGGCTCATGGGGTGGCCGCTGGTGGGCGCCAACCTTTTGTCGGCCTGGCTGATGCCTGCGCTGGCTTTCGCCGGTCTGCCGCAGCTGATGCTGGGGCTGGATGCCGGCCGTGCCAGAGGGTTTGCAGCAACGCTGATTGGGGCGTTCGCGCTTGGCGTTCTGGTCTCTGGCATGACCGGGGCCGCATTTCGGGTTGGCGGGGTCGAGCCTGTGCTCGGCATTCCGGTTGGAGCGCGGTTCGGCGTGGCGGCCGCTGGCGCTGCGCTGGCGCTTGCACTGCTGGCCCTTGGTGGCTGGCGCGGGGCGCTGGCGGCCTCTGCCGGGATCGGCCTCGTCCTTGCGCCTGTCCCCGCGCTTCCCGCCGCAGCCGGCCTTTTTATATTCTGCGTCGGCCTCTTCGTGCGGGCGCCTGTGGCTCTTGCGCTCATTGCAGCGGTTGGCGTGTCACCGGGCCTTCTGACCGATGCGGCACTGGCCCAGAATGTCATGCGCGGCCTCAGCCCCAGCGTGCTGCTGGCGGTGCCGCTGTTCATCCTGTCGGCAGCACTGATGCTGGCGGGCGGTGTCGGGGCGCGGCTAGCGGTGGGGGCCCGTTCTCTGGCGGGCCTGCGGCCGTCCGCACCGGGCGAGGCGAACGTGTGGGCAAGCCTGCTGTTCGGCGGGGTTTCGGCCTCCAGCGTTGCCGACGCGGCGCTTGCGGCCCGTCTCCTCGCGCCGCCGATGGTGGCGGCCGGTTATTCTCCGGCGCGCGCCGCGGCCGTCAGCGCCTCTGCGGCAATCCTTCCCAACGTGATGCCGCCGTCCATCGCGCTTCTTCTGGCAGCTGCCGCCACGGATCAGTCGGTCGGCACGCTCTGGTTCTACGGGGCATTTGCTGCACTGGTGCTTGCTGCCGCCATGCTGGTTGCCGTGCGCCTCACGCCGCCGGATCGCGCAGATGTTGCGGGAGAGCCGGTGGGACGGCGCGAGGCGGTCGGCGCGCTGCTGCCGATTGCGGGCCTGGTGGCGCTCATCCTCGGCGCCTTGCGCCTTGGTGTGGTGACGGCAGTAGAGGCGGGCGTGGTGGCCGTGCTGGTGGCGCTTCCGTTCGCGCTGCGGACAGGCGGAATGGCGGGCCTGCGCGACGCTTTTGTCAATGCGGCCGGGGAGGCGGGGCGCGTTGCGCTCCTCATCGGGGCTGCGGCGCCGGTCGGCTTTCTGCTGGCGGTCAGCGGGGTTTCGTTCGCCGATTTCGTCCCGCTGGCGGGCGCCGCCGCGGTGTTGGCGGCGGCTCTGGCGCTATGCCTCCTGGTGGGCACTGCCCTTGATGCGGGCGCCGCCATCCTCCTCATGCTGCCGGTGCTGGTGCCAGCCGCAGCGGCCGCGGGCGTCGACCCCGCCCACGCTGCCCTTGCGATGACGATTGCGCTCATCATTGGCGGGTTGACGCCGCCGGTCGGCATCCTGATCCTTGTGGTCAAGGACGTGACCGGGGCGGACGGCGTCTACCGCGCGGCCATCCCGTACATCCTTGCGCTGGTGCTGGGTCTTGCGCTCATCGCCTTCGTTCCACTCGCCATCTAG
- a CDS encoding host attachment protein: MTGADHWFGQPTPNGAIMGKIPANAWVMVGDGEKALFLKNEGDEKFPSLVVVREMTQDNPPTHEQGTDAPGRGSDGPSGHKSAFEETDWHRLEKERFAKEIAERLYTAAHRGAYHDLIVVAPPVVLGELRKEFHKEVEQRIVFDLDKELTNHPVGDIEKALAKA, translated from the coding sequence ATGACCGGCGCCGACCATTGGTTCGGGCAACCAACACCGAATGGAGCGATCATGGGCAAGATCCCAGCCAACGCGTGGGTCATGGTGGGGGACGGTGAAAAGGCGCTGTTCCTCAAGAACGAGGGCGACGAGAAATTTCCGAGCCTCGTGGTGGTGCGCGAGATGACGCAGGACAACCCGCCAACGCACGAGCAGGGCACCGACGCGCCCGGACGCGGCAGCGACGGCCCCAGCGGTCACAAGAGTGCCTTCGAAGAGACCGACTGGCACCGGCTTGAAAAAGAGCGCTTTGCCAAGGAGATTGCCGAGCGGCTCTACACCGCCGCGCACCGCGGCGCCTATCACGACCTGATTGTTGTGGCGCCGCCCGTGGTTTTGGGCGAACTTCGAAAAGAGTTTCACAAGGAGGTCGAGCAGCGCATTGTCTTCGACCTCGACAAGGAGCTGACCAACCACCCGGTCGGCGACATCGAAAAGGCGCTTGCCAAAGCCTGA